A genomic window from Triticum urartu cultivar G1812 chromosome 7, Tu2.1, whole genome shotgun sequence includes:
- the LOC125523266 gene encoding NAC domain-containing protein 43-like: MSIAVNGQSVVPPGFRFHPTEEELLTYYLAKKVALQRIDLDVIRDIDLNKLEPWDIQERCRIGTGPQNDWYLFSHKDKKYPTGTRTNRATAAGFWKATGRDKAIYSAAGSGRIGMRKTLVFYKGRAPRGHKSDWIMHEYRLDDAIAPAPATNPVFAPGDASSYYSGISSPVRGVAGVQSPSAQEDGWVICRVFRKKNIVVQHQNGGGAASNKLVGAGAMECSQSNSSSMVTAAGDKAKAQMHQQQQLPHSNDALDHILSYMGRSSMASCRQETKPTNPSSSALDHLINSACHGDSSTLYDKFMKLPPLEHVIPGGLLPAPTEYGGDWDALDRVAAYELNGLSDAATAKTTNGMSYIVDDLGGATANSGSGTLHASSVTGAGDGDLWSLARSVSSLHADLTITCFNAVGC, encoded by the exons ATGAGCATCGCTGTGAACGGGCAGTCGGTGGTGCCGCCGGGGTTCCGGTTCCACCCGACGGAGGAGGAGCTGCTCACCTACTACCTCGCCAAGAAGGTGGCCTTGCAGCGCATCGACCTCGACGTCATCCGCGACATCGACCTCAACAAGCTCGAGCCATGGGACATCCAAG AGCGCTGTCGGATCGGAACTGGCCCGCAGAATGACTGGTATCTGTTCAGCCACAAGGACAAGAAGTACCCCACGGGGACGCGCACCaaccgcgccaccgccgccgggtTCTGGAAGGCCACCGGCCGGGACAAGGCCATCTACTCCGCCGCCGGCTCCGGCCGCATCGGCATGCGCAAGACGCTCGTCTTCTACAAGGGCCGCGCCCCGCGTGGCCACAAGTCCGACTGGATCATGCACGAGTACCGCCTCGACGACGCCATCGCACCTGCCCCTGCGACCAACCCCGTCTTTGCTCCCGGCGACGCAAGTTCCTACTACTCCGGCATCTCATCCCCG GTTCGCGGCGTGGCCGGGGTCCAGTCACCGTCGGCACAGGAGGACGGGTGGGTCATCTGCAGGGTGTTCAGGAAGAAGAATATCGTCGTGCAGCACCAGAACGGCGGCGGCGCAGCGTCCAACAAGCTGGTCGGCGCCGGTGCCATGGAGTGCAGCCAGAGCAACTCCTCGTCGATGGTGACCGCCGCCGGCGACAAGGCCAAGGCGCAGATgcaccagcagcagcagctgcCACACAGCAACGACGCGCTCGACCATATCCTCAGCTACATGGGCCGCTCATCCATGGCATCGTGCAGGCAGGAGACCAAGCCCACCAACCCATCATCGTCAGCGCTGGACCACCTGATCAACAGCGCGTGCCACGGCGACAGCAGCACCCTGTACGACAAGTTCATGAAGCTCCCGCCGCTCGAGCACGTCATCCCCGGCGGGCTCCTGCCGGCGCCGACCGAGTACGGCGGCGACTGGGACGCTCTTGACCGGGTGGCGGCGTACGAGCTCAACGGCCTCTCTGACGCCGCGACGGCCAAGACCACCAACGGCATGTCCTACATCGTGGACGATCTCGGTGGCGCCACGGCCAACTCCGGCAGTGGCACCCTACACGCTTCCTCCGTCACCGGGGCTGGCGATGGTGACCTGTGGAGCCTGGCGCGGTCGGTGTCATCGCTACACGCCGACTTGACGATAACCTGTTTTAACGCTGTCGGGTGCTAA